Within the Gemmatimonadaceae bacterium genome, the region TAGGTACAAGACCTAGTGGCTACTGTGCTTTGAAACCAGACGAGAGAGAAGCCTCATGCGCGCGAACGAAACCGCTCGTGTTTTAGCTTCCCCCTGCGAATGCACAATCCGTTCAAGTGAAAGGACACCGGCCGTCGCATGGCCACGTCATAAAGCAGCCGCATGAAGCCTGTTCACCCGTTTCCGGCGCGCACGGTGATCCACCGATACCACAGTTCCCGCAACTACAGTAGGAGGAAGCGGAGCAGTTGCACGGCCTAAGCTGCACTAGCCCGAGTTTTGCCGCACCAATGTTAAGGAGTGCGAAAGCCCTTGACCCTCCAATGATGCTTGCCCGGATCAGGTTCGGCTGCACGAGGCTATCGGCAGCTTTCGGACGGAGCTTTACGTCGGAGACTCCAATGGTTGCGAAGATCGCACCGGCTTGAGCACGACTAAAGAGCGTTCTATTAAACGTACAAAGCTCGTTTGCAACTTTCTGTCGCGCCGCGAGCGGCTTACGCTCATCAAATACGTCCGGAAGTCGCTCAATCGCGAAGCGAATCTGTGCAATCTGAGCTTCGGAAAGAGAGTCTCGGAACGCGAGACGAATGGCTCGCTGCGCGGGTGAGAGCTGCTCGCTTGGGAGAACAAATGAAGAGAGATGTTCCCTCCAAAGTGCAACCTTTTCTTCGGCACTAAGCATCGCAATTAGAGGGCGCCGGCGACGTTCTGGTTGGGCTGCAATCCCTGAGAGCGTCGTCGGCCGAACATTAGAGCTGAGTTTGAGCCAATCCTGCACCTCCTTGGTCGGCGTGGGAGGTTTACTGATGTAGCCAATTGCTCCGACGCCAAGCAACGCAATGCCGCAAAAGGTTGCGACGCCCAGCCATGCTCGCCATGCAGATTGCCGTGTCATAGAATTGCCTCCAAATAAATAGTGGTGCCGCTATTTGACATTTGCGGCACTGCAGCATAGCAATCACTCGAACCTCGGCAAGAGGAAAGTTTTGCCCGACAGCCTCGACTGTTCGTCGCGTTATCAGACTCGCGGGACGACTCGCTTCCGTCCTGCACGTTGCTGTTACGTAAGAAGCCGCTCGCTGTTTCTCCGTTAGATCAATCGAGTGTACGACCGCTGAGGAATTCTGTGTATGCGAGCTGGGGAATTCGGCTTTTGCGCGCGAAAGGCATCATTAGTAGCGAGTCTTCTCGTTGCTGGGACTTCACTAAGCTGCGGGAAGGATATGGCCTTGGTTCGTAATCCCGTCGCGAAGGTAGAGCGGTTGCCAGGATACGATGTGGAGGTTGTCGCGAGCTACCCACACGACACCGCTGCATTCACCGAAGGACTAGTATGGTACAAGCAGCGTCTGTTTGAGGGCACCGGTGAAGTAGGCCACTCGGATATTCGGGAAGTCGCTCTGCAGACGGGCCGCGTCCTACGTAAGCGTGCGTTGCCTTCCCCGCATTTCGGCGAAGGTATCGCGATCCTCGCTGATCAACTTTATGAGCTCACGTGGCGATCCGGGCGCGCCTTCCAGTTTGACGTGCGCACCTTTCGCCCAGTGCGTGAGTTTGCGTACACGGGCGAAGGATGGGGACTGACCACGGACGGTTCTTCCCTCATTATGAGCGACGGGTCAAGTACGATCCGTTTTCTGGATCCTTCCACTTTCGCCGTGCGACGCACGATTCAGGTTGTTGATCAAACGCTCCCGGTATCCCAGCTCAACGAACTTGAGTGGATCAAGAACGAGATCTGGGCGAACGTTTGGCAAACGGATCAAATCGTTCGTATCGACCCGGCAAGCGGAAAGGTCGTCGGTTGGATTCACCTTAACGGCCTGCTATCCGAAGCAGAGCGCAGTAGATCCGACGTCCTCAATGGGATCGCGTACGATTCAGAGCAGGATCGAATCTTTGTGACCGGCAAGAACTGGCCTCGGCTCTTTCAGATTCGACTTCGAGAGCGTTGAGTCCCCGATGAGGAGCTGCCGGATCAGGATTCGGGGGGCAGACCAGCGAAGACTTCCCCGAAGTGGCTGACCATCTGCGGCAGCTGTGCGAGCGCGAAATCGCGCGCCTTGGACGCGTTCAAGCGTGGCATGGCGAGGTGACCGCGGACGACAATGATCGCTATCGAGAGGGCCGCGTGATCACAGAGCGACTCGCCCACCACGCGATGATGCTGCCGCGGCTACTCGACCTGCCGACTCGGGCGTGGCGTCGGGCGATCAAGGGGCCGAAGACCGCGGTGATCGCTGAGTCGCTTCGGCCGGCGGTCGAATGGATCGCCGAACAGCTGGGGGATTCGGCCGAAGGGCGCATGGCCCGCTTGGTAGATCTCGCGCCACGACTCACCCCGCGCGAGACCCATGCGGGAGGCGCTGGCCGTCGCCTTGCGGTGGGCCCCGTGGATGGCGCGCTCGCGATTAGCGAGCGCCGTACTTGAGCTGTCGCGCGGTTTCGCGCGGGTGCTGCCCCGTGTGCACCGTTTCCGTGATCATGGCCTCGACGGCTGGCTGTTGTCGCGCGAAGAGCTGAGCGAGGGCAAGCACAGCGCGATCGTCCGGGTTCGGTGAGGTCGCGAGCCGATCCCATGGGGTCGGCTGGCTCATGCGCCCATCCCACCCGCGCGCTCCTCGCGACGCACCCATTCATCGAGGCTCGTTTCCGGCTCCCGAAGGAGGCAGTCGTACCGAAAGCGCCACGACTGTAACGAGTGCGCGCTGCGTCCGGCGATCGCCAAGTGAAAGAAGTCGTCAGGATAGGGTGATTCAGGATAATCCTCAGGATCAAACATGGCCTCGTCGTCGATCTCCACCTCGGGTGGATAGTAGACGTAGTCCGGCAGCCCGCTCGTTTCGCGAATGGTCGGTGATGCGCACTGCTCGAGGAGGGCGAGGCCGCGCGCACTGAACTGCGCGGGGTAGAGTCGCCCAATGAGATACAGCACATCCCACGGGCGCCGATGGAGATCCTTTCCTTCGATCCGTACGATGTCGCGCGCGGCGCGCTCCCCGAGCAGCGCAGCATCCCGCCAGCGATCGCGAACGGGGTGATGGAAGTCGGCGCCGTCGCACTCGATGCCGAGCCGGCAGCCGTCCGGCGCAATGAGCAGAAAGTCGAGGCGGAACAGACCGCCGATCGTGCGTACCTGGTGCTGCGCGACGAGCTGCGTCTCGCGGTCCAGCACCTTGACCGCGAAGTGCGCGAACCGCGCCTCGAGTGGGCTCTGCATCCGCTTGGGACGAGCGTGCTCACCGCGCGGACTCTCCAAAAAGTCGTATAACAGCGGCCGGATTGTTGTCGGCTGCGCCGCGAACGGCCGCAGGCGCGCCGCCTCGGCGGCCCGACTCTGCTTCACGCTTTCCCATCGACGTACCAATTCCTCGTGCGTCATGTACTGCGTGCCCCGGAAGACTCGTCGTTTCCCCGCCTCCGCGGGCCCAGAACCGATCGAACACGCGGCCATCAGCGCCGCCATCATTTCACGCCGTCCACAACGCCGCTCACCTGGGCGACATCCCCAGCATAGGCACAGCCCGGCTTAAGTTCTAGTTGACAACGTCTACCTGGGGGTTTTGCGCGGGTGACACCACACCAATGGGTGTCCACCACGCTGCCCCGACCGGTGGCGACGCTGCGTCCGACCGCGGCGCCCGGAGTCCGGTCGGCGACGCGAACCCAGGCACGCTATGGAGTGCCTTGGGAGATGGCGTCCGTGATGGCCGCCGGTGAATAGGTCCGCCCCCGCCCGAGCTCGACGATCCGCGCTTCGCCTTCGCGCGCGACCCACATTCGCAGGCCGTCGTGCCGCCCAGACGATAGGGGGCCGACGTACCAAGTGCGGCCGCGGACATCGATCACTTCGGTACCTTCGAGCGGATGGTGCACGGGAGCGCGGTCGCCAAGAATGATCGGAGGACGGCGCGGAATGCCGTCGCCCCTGGGTCCGACGCGAGCCCCCGCGCACGCGCCACATTCCTGTGCGCGCATATGCTGGTCGCTTGGTCGATCGAGGTGGATGAGGGTAGAGTACCGCGAAGCCCTGCCGGTGGCACGCCCCAGGCGTCGGACCTGGGCTGCGGCTTTGGCGGGGGGGGGACACACGATCAGCGGGTGACCGCCTATCACGAACCCGCTGAACTGCAGCTGCGACTTGTCCTGGGTGGACTGGAGCCGGTGGTCTGGCCGCCGATGCGCTGGGCGCCCGGCCGGGAGGCGCTGACACTGCGCTACAGCGTCGACCGGGAGACCTGCTACCGGGGGGGGTGAGTTCTCTCGGGTTCGCCGTCCTCGTGCCGGGTCGTGTCACTGTCGTAGCCAGACCGTTTTGAGACGCTCAGCCGTTGCCGGTTTTGAGACAGCGGCAGGCTCCCGAATTGCCTTTGGAGGGTCGTCGGTAGCTTGATAGCGGCGTGCGCACTAAGCCCTCAAAGAGACATCGCGTTCGGCGCAGCCTGCGACCCATCGCCCAGGCGACCGCCCTGCTGCGTCGCCTAGGGGTGGTATGGGACGTCCGCTGTACCCCAGCCGGACTGTGGCTCGTCGACTTCTATACCCCGAACAATCTGCGCATCTCCGTCAGGACGCCCCAGAATTCCCCGACGCCGCCGGTTCTCGCGCTGATGATCTTTGCTCATGCCGCAGCTCGCAGCCGCACGGTTCTGCCTGAGCTAGCGGCGTTGTAGTGCGGCCACGAATGGCGGCAATGCTAGTTCGGCGGGACCTCCACCTCGGCAATCTCCTCGAGATTGTCCGCAGCATCGCGCAGCTCCGCGCAACTGCCGAGCGAGGCGACCTGCACCTCCGAAATCGCGTCGTTCGCCGCTCGGACGTTGGACTGTGCTTCCTCTAGCGCGCTCCGCAGTTTCTGAATTTCGGCCGCTTGGTCCTCGACCTGCGCCGCCAATGCTTGCTCGTGTTCCGACGGGCCGCACGCGGCAACCGTGACCATAGCGACCACGGTCAGGGCGAGACGGGCCATACGAGTTTGTGTCATTTGATGCGCTCCACGACAATCTCTCGGTCGACGCCATCGACACGAAGCTTGTATCGCGCACCCGATTTGTAGATGAGGACCTTCGGGCTGTACTTGTAGTGGACGGTGATCCCGGCTCCAACCTGCTGCCAAATCTGCCCGTTCTGGAGGCGGAATACTGTCTCGCCATCCCATCCCTCGAAATCTCCGTCGATGCGGGATTCGATCACGGCCGCTGTGGCGGAGGGGGCCTCCGAAGGTTGCGGCGCAACCGTGGAGGTCGACGGACTGGACTGCAGCGGGCGCACCTGCAGCTTCTTCTTTTCGACGATCATGAATCCCTGCTTCGGACACACCACAACCGACGGGTAATAGGCATAGAGATACTCATACTCAAACTGCACCTGCCAGAGACTACCGTCGTCGAGGCGGAAGATCTCGTCGTTGTTGCCCAAGAAGGGGGCCGGCGTTCGGATGGTCCCTTCGATACACGCGTCGCTTGTGCGGGCGCTCAGTGGAGCCCGGCTGCCCGCCTCCGGCGACACCCTCGCCGAACCCTGGCCGCGCACACTGTTGGCGCTCGCTCGTGCCTCCGCTGAGTCCACGCGTCGTCGTTCCATATCCGAAAGAACCGTCTTGTCGCACAATGCTGGGAACGCGCCGACCAAGCACGTTGCCAGATTTTCTCGACGCTCGGCTGCTCGCACCTGATCTAGCTCTGATGGGGTCAGCTCAATGTAGCGACAGAGTGCTCTGTACTTGCCCGAACTACACGTCGCCAGATTCTCTCGGCGCTCAGCGGCCGCTGTTACCGCGCGCGCTTCGGGGCTGAGTTCCTCGTATCGACACAGCGCGCGGTATTTCCCCGAGACACAGGTCTCCTCGTTGACGCGTCGCTCCGCGCGTCGCGCCTGCTCGCGCTCCTCCGCCGTCAGCCATTCATACCGGCACAGTGCCCGATAGCGCCCGGTCAGGCACGTCCGCGCGTTCTCCGTGCGCGTCGGCGTGGATTGCGCTCGCGCAGGCCTAGCTGTAGATGCTAAAGAGGTTGTTCACAGGGGATAGCAGTTACAAGCTGAGGTTGTCGAGGCCATCACTCACAACCGCCAGAGCCCCCATGAACACCCACAAAAATGCCCGCCTCACGGCGTGGGCGCGACAGGCGATCGTGACCCGCGTGGAGGCGGGCGAGACGCAGGGCGCCATCGCCGCGGCGCTGGGCGTCTCGCGCGAGACCGTGAATAAGTGGTACCGTCGCCTGTCGCAGGCCGCGGAGCCGGCAGAGGCGGCCCCAGACCGCTCCTCGCGACCGCAGACGTCGCCCACGCGGTTGCGCCGCACCAAGCGGCGCCAGATCCGCAAAGCCCGGGAGAAGCGCTGGAGCAGCCCGCGCATCGCGCAGCACTACGACATTCCGCTGTCGACCGTCACGGCCGAGCTGCGTCGCCAGGGGCTGAACACGCTCGCCGCCCTCGAGCCGCCACGGCAGGTCGTGCGGTATGAACGGCCGC harbors:
- a CDS encoding glutaminyl-peptide cyclotransferase gives rise to the protein MALVRNPVAKVERLPGYDVEVVASYPHDTAAFTEGLVWYKQRLFEGTGEVGHSDIREVALQTGRVLRKRALPSPHFGEGIAILADQLYELTWRSGRAFQFDVRTFRPVREFAYTGEGWGLTTDGSSLIMSDGSSTIRFLDPSTFAVRRTIQVVDQTLPVSQLNELEWIKNEIWANVWQTDQIVRIDPASGKVVGWIHLNGLLSEAERSRSDVLNGIAYDSEQDRIFVTGKNWPRLFQIRLRER
- a CDS encoding bacteriocin fulvocin C-related protein, whose protein sequence is MTRQSAWRAWLGVATFCGIALLGVGAIGYISKPPTPTKEVQDWLKLSSNVRPTTLSGIAAQPERRRRPLIAMLSAEEKVALWREHLSSFVLPSEQLSPAQRAIRLAFRDSLSEAQIAQIRFAIERLPDVFDERKPLAARQKVANELCTFNRTLFSRAQAGAIFATIGVSDVKLRPKAADSLVQPNLIRASIIGGSRAFALLNIGAAKLGLVQLRPCNCSASSYCSCGNCGIGGSPCAPETGEQASCGCFMTWPCDGRCPFT